In Candidatus Woesebacteria bacterium, one DNA window encodes the following:
- a CDS encoding Isoleucyl-tRNA synthetase produces MKPKNYFEPVDPRTSFQEMEKKLLEEWSKRDIEKKYREKNKNSEKYFSFLDGPITANNPMGVHHAWGRTYKDLWQRYKNMQGFKQRFQNGFDCQGLWVEVEVEKELGFKIKKDIEKYGVEKFVEKCKERVLKFSQIQTEQSKRLGYFMDWDHSYYTMSEENNYMIWHFLKVCYQNEWIYKGNDSVPWCPRCETAISQHEILTEDYKEITHMSIVLKFPIKDRKNEYLLVWTTTPWTIPANVAVAVDKNLDYALVEGDSGDLYWLAKDCIKRIFKTDKKPIKKVVKGSELVGLHYDSAFDDLPAVKKVSSHPKFHTVVATDDLIMPITTEEGTGLVHTAVSAGTEDYRLGQKIDLPMIPVINDDASYKEGLGFLTGKNAKKHPEIIFDYLEGREKKAENWVFDKFLYKHRYPVCWRCKEELVWKVTDEWYIAMDKPTKKGPSRGLTLRERMMKVAKKIKWIPSFGLKREIDWLKNMSDWLISKKNRYWGLALPIWECQECSHFEVIGSKEELKEKAVSGWEKFEGKSPHKPQIDFVKIKCPKCGNIMSRIEPVGNPWLDAGIVSFSTISKDNHSAPLYLVDKDEWRKWFPADFITESFPGQFKNWFYSLIAMSTVLEDENPTKTVLGFATLLAEDGRPMHKSWGNFIEFNEGAEKMGVDVMRWIYARQNVSENLLFGYRLADETRRRFHLKLWNVYNFFVTYANIDNWKPGGKIEEADLSVLDKWILLRLEDLVKEVTENLDRYDAATASGLIEVFVDDLSNWYLRRSRDRVGFLAEDKLSKEAFYQTLYLVLEVLSRLLAPFTPFISDEIYCNLTKKESVHLSEWPHIDFAFLDGEKNLVEDMVYLRDIVEKVHAKRKELGIPVRQPLIEAIVMSPDKRFEKLSMDLFKIAEDELNVKRLVFKFAKEELVELNTKITPKLEEEAKARELLRKIQEERKKMNISFTQPTIVYSPWLPKDKQFLQMILKKSSSSKILKDNAFRVEILSEK; encoded by the coding sequence ATGAAGCCTAAAAATTATTTTGAACCAGTTGACCCCAGAACTTCTTTTCAAGAGATGGAAAAAAAATTGCTTGAGGAATGGTCGAAGAGAGATATTGAGAAAAAATACCGCGAAAAGAATAAAAACTCTGAGAAATATTTTTCATTTCTTGATGGGCCTATTACTGCTAATAATCCAATGGGGGTTCACCATGCTTGGGGAAGGACTTACAAAGATTTATGGCAGAGATATAAAAATATGCAAGGATTTAAGCAGAGATTCCAAAATGGTTTTGACTGCCAGGGTCTTTGGGTAGAAGTAGAAGTTGAAAAAGAGCTCGGATTTAAGATTAAAAAGGATATAGAAAAATATGGGGTGGAGAAGTTTGTAGAAAAGTGTAAAGAAAGAGTCCTCAAGTTTTCCCAAATTCAAACGGAGCAATCCAAGCGCTTGGGCTATTTTATGGATTGGGATCATTCCTACTACACAATGAGTGAAGAGAATAACTATATGATTTGGCACTTTTTGAAAGTGTGTTATCAAAACGAATGGATTTATAAAGGGAATGATTCTGTTCCTTGGTGCCCTCGTTGTGAGACTGCTATTTCTCAGCATGAAATTTTGACTGAGGATTATAAAGAAATTACTCATATGTCTATTGTTCTTAAATTTCCTATCAAGGACAGAAAAAATGAGTATCTTTTGGTTTGGACAACTACACCTTGGACTATTCCTGCTAATGTAGCTGTTGCTGTTGATAAAAATTTGGATTATGCCTTGGTTGAAGGAGATTCTGGTGATCTTTATTGGTTGGCAAAAGATTGTATCAAAAGAATTTTTAAGACTGATAAAAAGCCGATTAAAAAAGTGGTTAAAGGCTCGGAATTGGTAGGACTTCATTATGATAGCGCTTTTGATGATTTGCCTGCTGTTAAAAAAGTTTCATCTCATCCAAAGTTTCATACGGTGGTGGCGACTGACGATCTTATAATGCCTATTACGACAGAGGAGGGAACAGGGCTTGTTCACACTGCTGTTAGTGCTGGTACTGAGGATTATCGACTTGGTCAGAAGATTGATTTGCCAATGATTCCAGTTATTAATGATGATGCAAGTTATAAAGAAGGTCTAGGGTTTTTGACTGGTAAAAATGCGAAAAAACACCCAGAAATTATTTTTGATTATCTTGAAGGTAGGGAAAAGAAAGCTGAGAATTGGGTTTTTGATAAATTTCTTTATAAACATCGTTATCCTGTTTGTTGGCGTTGTAAGGAGGAGCTTGTTTGGAAGGTGACAGATGAGTGGTATATAGCTATGGATAAACCCACAAAAAAAGGCCCATCTCGTGGATTAACTCTAAGAGAAAGAATGATGAAGGTGGCAAAGAAAATAAAATGGATTCCATCATTTGGCCTGAAACGTGAGATTGATTGGCTTAAGAATATGAGTGATTGGTTGATTAGTAAGAAAAATAGATATTGGGGTTTAGCTCTGCCAATCTGGGAGTGCCAGGAGTGTAGCCATTTTGAGGTAATTGGTTCAAAAGAAGAACTTAAGGAAAAAGCTGTCTCTGGCTGGGAAAAATTTGAAGGCAAGTCCCCGCATAAGCCGCAGATAGATTTTGTGAAGATAAAATGTCCAAAGTGCGGCAATATTATGTCAAGAATTGAGCCTGTTGGCAATCCTTGGCTTGACGCTGGTATTGTATCCTTTTCAACTATTAGCAAAGACAATCATTCTGCTCCTTTATATCTAGTTGATAAAGATGAGTGGCGAAAATGGTTCCCGGCTGATTTTATTACCGAAAGTTTCCCTGGTCAGTTTAAAAATTGGTTTTATTCTTTGATTGCAATGAGCACTGTGCTTGAGGATGAAAATCCAACCAAGACCGTTTTGGGTTTTGCCACTCTGTTGGCTGAAGATGGAAGGCCGATGCATAAATCCTGGGGTAATTTCATAGAATTCAATGAGGGTGCGGAAAAGATGGGTGTTGATGTAATGCGCTGGATTTATGCGCGCCAAAATGTCTCTGAAAATCTTCTTTTTGGGTATAGATTAGCTGATGAGACAAGACGCCGCTTTCATCTTAAGCTTTGGAATGTCTATAACTTTTTTGTGACCTATGCCAACATAGATAACTGGAAACCAGGCGGAAAAATAGAAGAAGCGGATTTATCAGTTTTAGATAAATGGATTTTGCTTAGACTTGAGGACTTGGTTAAAGAGGTTACAGAGAATCTGGATCGTTATGATGCCGCAACAGCTAGTGGTTTGATTGAAGTTTTTGTTGACGATCTTTCTAATTGGTATTTAAGACGATCAAGAGATAGAGTTGGATTCTTGGCTGAGGATAAGCTTTCCAAAGAAGCTTTTTATCAAACACTTTACCTTGTTTTGGAAGTTCTAAGCCGTTTGCTTGCCCCTTTTACTCCTTTTATCAGTGATGAGATTTATTGCAATTTGACCAAGAAAGAATCGGTTCACCTTTCTGAATGGCCGCATATTGATTTCGCATTTCTTGATGGTGAAAAGAATTTAGTTGAGGATATGGTCTACTTAAGAGATATTGTTGAGAAAGTGCATGCTAAGCGAAAAGAGTTGGGAATTCCTGTTCGCCAGCCTCTTATTGAAGCTATTGTTATGTCCCCTGATAAAAGATTTGAAAAATTAAGCATGGATTTGTTTAAGATAGCAGAAGATGAATTAAATGTGAAGAGATTGGTTTTTAAGTTTGCAAAAGAAGAGTTGGTAGAATTGAACACAAAAATTACCCCTAAATTAGAAGAGGAGGCGAAAGCTAGGGAATTGTTAAGAAAGATTCAAGAAGAGAGAAAGAAAATGAATATTTCCTTTACTCAACCGACAATTGTCTATTCGCCTTGGTTGCCTAAAGATAAACAATTCTTGCAAATGATATTGAAAAAAAGTTCTTCTTCTAAGATATTAAAGGATAATGCTTTTAGAGTAGAGATTCTAAGTGAAAAATGA
- a CDS encoding Cell division protein FtsZ, whose protein sequence is MALVKPDEARIAKIKVVGVGGGGGNAVSSMVEEDLINGVEFIVVNTDAQVLLQNKAPTKIQIGEKLTKGLGVGGNPEIGRQAAEESIEKIKELLIDTDMVFVTAGMGGGTGTGASPIIAKAAREAGALTVGVVTKPFAFEGTRRSVIAEEGIEKLRQEVDTLIVIPNQRLMDVIDKKMTLVEAFKLADSVLSQAVGGIADIITTPGLINVDFADVKTIMKDAGTALLGIGTGVGENRAQMAARAAISSPLLDLSMEGARGVLFNIAGGNDLTMFEVNEAAKIISQSADADANIIFGAVVKNDLNDQVKITVIATGFDETQSRLASFFKVGNETKIEGIISETLKTSKEEELTEGEEMKEFPQASDEDSDIFGQKFEIPAFLRKIH, encoded by the coding sequence ATGGCTTTAGTAAAACCCGATGAGGCAAGAATAGCAAAAATCAAAGTTGTAGGCGTGGGTGGTGGTGGTGGAAACGCCGTCTCTTCGATGGTGGAAGAAGATCTGATTAATGGCGTTGAGTTTATAGTGGTTAATACCGATGCTCAGGTCCTTCTTCAAAATAAAGCTCCTACAAAGATACAAATAGGAGAAAAGCTAACTAAAGGATTAGGAGTTGGCGGAAACCCTGAAATTGGTAGGCAAGCGGCTGAAGAATCAATAGAAAAGATAAAGGAACTTTTGATAGACACTGATATGGTCTTTGTTACAGCTGGAATGGGTGGTGGAACAGGTACTGGAGCTTCACCCATTATAGCCAAAGCTGCTCGTGAAGCTGGAGCTTTGACGGTTGGTGTTGTTACAAAGCCGTTTGCTTTTGAAGGGACAAGAAGAAGTGTGATTGCTGAGGAGGGAATTGAGAAGTTGCGCCAAGAGGTAGATACTCTAATAGTTATTCCCAACCAGCGTTTGATGGATGTTATTGATAAAAAGATGACCTTGGTTGAGGCTTTTAAATTAGCAGATTCGGTCTTGTCGCAGGCTGTTGGTGGAATTGCTGATATTATTACCACTCCGGGGCTTATTAATGTTGATTTTGCTGATGTGAAGACAATAATGAAAGACGCAGGTACCGCTCTTCTTGGTATTGGTACTGGAGTTGGCGAAAACAGAGCTCAGATGGCTGCTCGCGCAGCTATTTCTTCTCCGCTTTTGGATCTTTCGATGGAAGGCGCAAGAGGGGTTCTTTTCAATATTGCAGGTGGAAATGATCTGACAATGTTTGAAGTAAACGAGGCTGCAAAAATTATCTCTCAGTCAGCAGATGCTGATGCCAATATTATTTTTGGTGCGGTTGTTAAAAATGATCTCAATGATCAGGTAAAAATTACGGTTATTGCCACGGGTTTTGATGAAACACAGTCAAGACTAGCTAGTTTTTTTAAAGTTGGCAATGAAACTAAAATAGAAGGTATTATCAGCGAAACTCTTAAAACAAGTAAGGAAGAAGAATTAACGGAGGGGGAAGAAATGAAAGAGTTTCCACAAGCGTCAGATGAAGATTCTGATATTTTCGGACAAAAGTTTGAAATTCCAGCTTTTTTGAGAAAGATTCATTGA
- a CDS encoding Cell division protein FtsA, producing MTRSKIISAIDLGSSKITTIIAQIDSSQDVYESGIGVVGVSSVASRGIRKGQIINIEEAVESIVESVESAERMAGYNLDSVYISLGGASVSSQNSHGVVAISDPDGEIKDVDIERVIDAASAISLPVSREILHIIPREFTVDGEGGVKDPVGMTGVRLEVETHVITASTASVKNLKKAVDEAGVGISEIVFSGLAASEAVATATEKELGCVVVDIGGGTTSICVFVEGALAYSGVVPIGAKNVTNDLAIGLRISLESAEKIKLLLSNYEKRKDKTEEITLPDSLDLSKENLEVKKVSRKTLVEGIIRPRLNEIFSMVRLELDKFGLLGKTPSGVIITGGGAETVGIIESARRVLSLPARIGVPTGVSGLIDDILSPQYAVAIGLILYASHQTSDEALTKMGKKIKLPGKGTFNKIFESIRNLLP from the coding sequence ATGACAAGGTCAAAAATAATTTCAGCTATAGATCTAGGTTCAAGCAAAATAACCACGATTATTGCGCAGATTGATTCTTCTCAAGATGTCTATGAAAGTGGAATTGGAGTTGTGGGAGTTTCTTCTGTTGCCTCGCGTGGTATAAGAAAAGGCCAGATCATTAATATTGAGGAGGCTGTTGAATCGATAGTGGAGAGTGTTGAATCAGCAGAAAGAATGGCGGGTTATAATCTTGATTCGGTTTATATTTCTTTAGGTGGGGCGAGTGTTTCTTCTCAGAATTCGCATGGAGTGGTAGCTATTTCAGATCCTGATGGTGAGATAAAGGATGTTGATATTGAGCGTGTGATTGATGCAGCCTCTGCTATTTCTCTGCCTGTTTCAAGGGAAATTTTGCATATTATTCCTCGCGAGTTTACTGTTGATGGAGAGGGTGGCGTCAAAGACCCAGTTGGTATGACTGGAGTTAGGCTTGAGGTTGAAACCCATGTAATAACAGCTTCAACGGCATCAGTTAAAAACTTAAAAAAGGCTGTGGATGAAGCGGGAGTTGGTATTTCCGAAATTGTCTTTAGCGGTCTGGCAGCTTCTGAGGCTGTAGCTACCGCTACCGAGAAAGAGCTTGGTTGCGTCGTGGTTGATATAGGAGGAGGGACAACTTCAATTTGTGTTTTTGTGGAAGGCGCTCTTGCTTATTCTGGGGTTGTACCAATTGGCGCTAAAAATGTTACCAACGATTTAGCGATTGGGCTAAGAATTTCCCTTGAATCAGCGGAGAAAATTAAACTGTTGCTTTCTAATTATGAAAAAAGGAAGGATAAAACAGAAGAGATAACCTTGCCTGATAGTCTTGATTTAAGTAAGGAAAATCTTGAAGTGAAGAAGGTCTCGCGCAAAACTTTGGTGGAAGGAATTATTAGGCCTCGTTTGAATGAAATTTTTAGTATGGTGAGACTTGAGCTTGATAAGTTTGGCCTCTTGGGAAAAACTCCTTCGGGTGTAATCATAACGGGTGGAGGAGCAGAGACAGTTGGTATAATTGAAAGCGCAAGAAGAGTTCTTTCACTTCCGGCAAGGATCGGAGTACCAACTGGTGTTAGTGGGTTGATTGACGATATTTTATCTCCACAGTATGCAGTTGCGATTGGTCTTATTCTTTATGCTTCGCACCAAACAAGTGATGAGGCATTGACAAAAATGGGTAAAAAAATTAAATTACCAGGTAAGGGAACTTTTAATAAGATCTTTGAGTCTATTAGGAATCTTCTGCCCTAA
- a CDS encoding UDP-N-acetylglucosamine--N-acetylmuramyl-(pentapeptide) pyrophosphoryl-undecaprenol N-acetylglucosamine transferase, which produces MRKIVLTGGHAATTAIAVVEEIIRRYQDKPLEIYWIGVKNAFEGREIPTLESVHFSKLGIKTYFIRMGRLQRRFTLWTIPSLLKIPFGLLHALYLVIKTRPDVIVSFGGFAAFPVVLAGKLLGIPSLLHEQTAAAGRANLFSLPFVNKVALARKESIKHFGSSKSVVVGNPVMTQILEVPAKEKMSKIPVLFVTGGSRGSQVVNEALKPILKNLLEKFYVIHQTGLIDYLDFKKLKEKLSSELASRYEVYSLIDPMQIDGVYRRADMIVARAGANTVAEIMVVKRPAILIPIPFSYLDEQTKNAIFAKKFGIAKVLKQDELSSKRLFEEIEDIYLNWEVYVRKSKDKISPDINAASNFVDLVEKVAHG; this is translated from the coding sequence ATGAGAAAGATTGTTCTGACTGGAGGACATGCTGCAACTACAGCAATAGCTGTTGTTGAAGAGATTATAAGGCGATATCAAGATAAACCTCTTGAGATTTATTGGATTGGGGTCAAAAATGCATTTGAAGGCAGGGAAATACCTACTTTAGAATCAGTCCACTTCTCTAAATTGGGGATTAAGACATATTTTATTAGAATGGGCAGATTGCAGCGCAGATTTACTTTATGGACAATTCCGTCTCTTTTGAAAATACCGTTTGGTCTTTTGCATGCCTTATATCTGGTAATAAAAACAAGACCGGATGTTATTGTTTCTTTTGGCGGTTTTGCTGCTTTTCCCGTAGTCTTGGCTGGCAAGCTTTTGGGAATTCCTTCTTTACTTCATGAGCAGACAGCTGCGGCTGGTAGGGCTAATCTTTTTTCTTTGCCTTTTGTAAATAAGGTTGCTCTTGCCAGAAAGGAGAGTATAAAGCACTTTGGCTCTTCAAAGTCGGTGGTTGTGGGAAACCCTGTTATGACTCAGATTCTTGAAGTGCCGGCAAAAGAGAAGATGTCAAAAATACCGGTGCTCTTTGTTACCGGCGGATCTAGAGGTTCACAGGTTGTCAATGAAGCTTTAAAACCTATATTAAAGAATCTCCTTGAAAAGTTTTATGTAATTCATCAAACGGGATTGATTGATTATCTTGATTTTAAAAAGTTGAAAGAAAAGTTATCTTCCGAACTTGCCTCGCGATATGAAGTTTATTCTCTGATTGATCCTATGCAAATAGATGGAGTTTATAGGCGAGCAGATATGATTGTAGCAAGAGCGGGAGCAAATACCGTGGCTGAGATTATGGTGGTCAAAAGGCCAGCAATATTAATTCCCATACCTTTTTCCTATCTTGATGAACAGACTAAAAATGCAATTTTTGCCAAAAAATTTGGTATCGCCAAAGTGTTGAAGCAAGATGAACTTTCAAGTAAAAGGCTTTTTGAAGAAATCGAAGACATCTATCTTAATTGGGAAGTTTATGTTAGAAAAAGTAAGGATAAAATTAGTCCCGATATCAATGCTGCCAGTAATTTTGTTGATCTTGTTGAAAAAGTAGCCCATGGTTAA
- a CDS encoding Cell division protein FtsW, whose product MLSSVNKKVKTGADWQFALLVLSLTLLGILFIADASAPQALKFFNNRFYFARQQLVWSLVGIVLFVLFSKINYKFWFRYASVIFFLSVLALILVIVPAFGIKSLGARRWLNFGSFSFQPSELIKFALVLYFARLSELKKGLLSFVIPLVLVSFLIMLEPDLGTTLVVAAIGIFQIFISGVNVFYFFILVLTSLFFGVVLIISSDYRRARLMTFLEQTADPLGHGYHITQVLISLGLGGLFGVGLGESKQKYLFLPEAATDSIFAVIAEEVGFLGSLVLIFLFVYLIYRGFKIAISSPDTFSKVATFGFVVWIGVQVLLNLGSMTALTPLTGIPLPFISYGGSSLVMLLASTGIILNISRYRQERSVLKRFKKRSVLKRR is encoded by the coding sequence ATGCTTTCTTCGGTTAATAAAAAGGTAAAAACAGGTGCAGATTGGCAGTTTGCTTTATTGGTTTTATCCCTTACTTTACTCGGCATTCTTTTTATCGCTGACGCTTCGGCGCCTCAAGCTCTTAAATTTTTTAACAACAGATTTTATTTTGCTAGACAGCAACTAGTTTGGTCTTTGGTTGGTATTGTTCTATTTGTTCTGTTTTCAAAAATTAATTATAAATTTTGGTTTCGTTATGCCAGCGTTATTTTTTTCTTAAGTGTTTTAGCTTTGATTTTAGTTATTGTTCCTGCTTTTGGAATTAAGTCGTTAGGCGCTAGGAGGTGGTTAAATTTTGGTTCTTTTAGTTTTCAGCCTTCAGAGCTAATTAAGTTTGCTTTAGTACTTTATTTTGCCAGGCTTTCAGAATTAAAGAAAGGTCTTTTGTCTTTTGTAATTCCTCTTGTTTTGGTGTCTTTTCTTATTATGCTTGAGCCTGATTTGGGTACTACTCTTGTGGTAGCTGCAATTGGTATTTTTCAGATATTTATTTCTGGTGTTAATGTTTTTTATTTTTTTATTTTGGTTCTAACCTCTTTGTTTTTCGGAGTTGTTTTAATTATTTCTTCTGATTATCGCCGTGCAAGACTTATGACTTTTCTTGAGCAGACCGCTGATCCCTTAGGCCATGGTTATCATATAACTCAAGTTTTAATCTCGTTGGGTTTGGGCGGACTATTTGGAGTTGGTTTGGGGGAATCTAAACAAAAATATTTATTTTTACCTGAAGCAGCCACTGACTCTATATTTGCAGTTATTGCTGAGGAAGTGGGTTTTCTTGGCTCTTTAGTCTTGATTTTTCTTTTTGTCTATCTTATCTATCGGGGTTTCAAGATCGCGATTTCATCGCCTGACACTTTTTCCAAGGTCGCTACCTTTGGCTTTGTTGTTTGGATTGGTGTTCAAGTCCTCTTGAATTTAGGTTCTATGACAGCTCTGACACCGCTGACTGGTATCCCCCTTCCTTTTATATCCTATGGAGGTTCATCTTTGGTGATGCTTTTAGCGTCAACTGGTATAATCTTGAATATATCAAGATATAGGCAAGAAAGATCGGTTTTAAAAAGATTTAAGAAAAGATCTGTTTTAAAGAGAAGATGA
- a CDS encoding Undecaprenyl-phosphate N-acetylglucosaminyl 1-phosphate transferase, with protein sequence MNNYLTLFLGLVIFSFVITSLLVVPFINLLYKLKLQRRKEAPKKGKVPLFDKLHDIKAGTPVGGGVLIILVVFLLFTLIFPFSSRMGVYIRSAYNLRYEIFVIAFTFLSFGFLGLLDDLVKIFGKGRAGLGVVYGLTRMQKFALQWVLAFAISFLLYFKMGIKIIHIPLFDITFNLGFWYIPFAAFLIVLFSNAYNITDGLDGLAAGLLVISLAVFAVIASGNLDTPLSVFIALWIGSLIAFLYFNIWPARIFLGDSGALSFGATLAVIGLLTGSVFALFLVGAIYLIETATSAIQILGWKFLKRPVFLIAPAHHIFLARGWEEPKIVTRAWLAGLILAIFALWLSTI encoded by the coding sequence ATGAATAATTATTTGACACTTTTTTTAGGACTGGTCATTTTCTCTTTTGTCATTACAAGTCTTCTTGTGGTGCCTTTTATCAACTTGCTCTATAAGCTTAAACTTCAGCGCAGGAAAGAAGCCCCTAAAAAGGGCAAAGTTCCGCTTTTTGACAAACTACATGATATAAAAGCTGGAACTCCTGTTGGTGGTGGAGTTTTGATTATTCTGGTCGTGTTTTTGCTTTTTACTTTAATTTTTCCTTTTTCGTCTCGTATGGGAGTTTATATTAGAAGCGCTTACAACTTAAGATATGAGATTTTTGTAATTGCTTTTACTTTTTTGTCTTTTGGTTTTTTGGGATTGCTTGACGATTTAGTTAAAATTTTTGGTAAAGGTAGAGCTGGTCTGGGAGTAGTCTATGGTTTGACCAGAATGCAGAAATTTGCTCTTCAATGGGTTTTGGCATTTGCAATTTCATTTTTATTGTATTTTAAGATGGGTATTAAAATAATTCACATCCCTTTATTTGATATTACGTTCAATTTAGGATTTTGGTATATCCCTTTTGCGGCTTTTTTGATTGTCCTTTTTTCCAATGCCTATAATATCACCGATGGGCTTGATGGTTTGGCTGCCGGACTTTTGGTTATTTCTTTGGCTGTTTTTGCAGTTATTGCAAGCGGTAACCTTGACACTCCTCTTTCAGTTTTCATTGCTTTGTGGATAGGTTCTCTTATTGCCTTTTTGTATTTTAATATTTGGCCTGCAAGAATATTCCTTGGGGATTCGGGAGCTCTTTCTTTTGGGGCCACTCTTGCTGTCATTGGTCTTTTGACGGGTTCTGTCTTTGCTCTTTTTTTAGTGGGTGCTATTTATCTTATTGAGACAGCTACTTCTGCAATTCAAATATTGGGCTGGAAGTTTCTCAAACGACCAGTTTTCTTGATAGCTCCGGCTCATCATATTTTTTTGGCTCGTGGATGGGAGGAACCGAAAATAGTAACAAGAGCTTGGCTTGCAGGACTTATACTTGCAATTTTTGCTCTTTGGCTTTCTACTATTTAA
- a CDS encoding UDP-N-acetylmuramoylalanyl-D-glutamate--2,6-diaminopimelate ligase has product MINRYNNLRRFFISRYKNTLHFFEAIYWNIYYHFPSRHLKVIGVTGTDGKTTTSFLIHQILKLVGKKVSLVSTTGAIIGGKKIKTGLHTTTPDSKTLQKLITDAKDADSEFLVLEVTSHGLDQHRVLGINFDISVLTNITHEHLDYHLTMERYALAKAKLFNRSKVAIINKKYKQFVHFIKNKKLKVSFVSISSLPYSLKKAVYKKFTQEYNRENLALAAVACHRLGISYTKIENIIGKLRTPEGRLDYITNYKGLKLIVDFAHTPNALEELLKFLSKTKGKGNLIVVFGSAGERDKTKRLLMGKVASKLADKIILTAEDPRGESISAINREIRKGIKSSQVQVFEVEHRGKAIYFAINELAKKGDTVVICGKGHEESLCFGKTEYKWSEKKAVRESLRGILPTYGKPVVC; this is encoded by the coding sequence ATGATAAATAGATATAATAATTTAAGAAGATTTTTTATTTCTCGCTATAAGAATACTCTTCACTTTTTTGAAGCCATATATTGGAATATCTATTATCATTTTCCTTCAAGACACTTAAAAGTAATAGGCGTGACCGGTACGGATGGTAAGACTACCACCTCTTTTTTGATACACCAAATTTTGAAATTAGTAGGTAAGAAGGTCTCCTTGGTTTCAACAACAGGAGCTATCATAGGAGGCAAAAAGATCAAAACCGGTTTACATACAACTACGCCTGATTCCAAAACTCTGCAAAAGTTGATTACCGATGCCAAAGATGCTGATAGCGAGTTTTTAGTTCTTGAAGTAACTTCTCACGGTCTTGATCAACATAGGGTATTAGGGATAAATTTTGATATTTCTGTTTTAACCAACATTACTCATGAGCATCTTGATTATCATTTAACTATGGAAAGATATGCCTTAGCTAAGGCTAAGCTTTTTAATAGATCTAAAGTAGCTATAATAAATAAAAAGTACAAACAATTTGTTCATTTTATAAAGAACAAAAAACTTAAAGTTAGTTTTGTGAGCATTTCCTCTTTGCCTTATAGTTTAAAAAAGGCTGTGTATAAAAAATTTACTCAAGAATATAATAGGGAAAATTTGGCTTTGGCAGCTGTAGCTTGCCATAGGTTGGGAATTTCCTATACCAAGATAGAAAATATTATAGGGAAACTCAGGACCCCCGAAGGCAGATTGGATTATATTACAAATTATAAAGGTCTAAAATTGATAGTAGATTTTGCTCATACACCGAATGCTTTAGAAGAATTGTTAAAATTTTTATCCAAAACAAAAGGAAAAGGAAATTTAATAGTTGTTTTTGGCAGCGCTGGTGAAAGAGATAAGACCAAAAGACTATTAATGGGGAAAGTAGCTAGTAAATTGGCAGATAAAATAATTCTAACAGCTGAGGATCCAAGAGGCGAGTCAATTAGTGCAATAAATCGCGAAATTAGAAAGGGTATAAAAAGTTCTCAAGTTCAAGTTTTTGAAGTTGAACATCGTGGCAAAGCTATTTATTTTGCAATAAACGAATTGGCAAAAAAAGGTGATACTGTAGTAATTTGCGGCAAAGGTCATGAGGAAAGCTTGTGTTTTGGCAAAACCGAGTACAAATGGTCTGAAAAAAAGGCAGTGAGAGAATCACTTCGAGGCATTTTACCAACTTATGGTAAACCGGTGGTGTGTTAG